From a single Streptomyces sp. NBC_01264 genomic region:
- a CDS encoding alpha/beta hydrolase, with translation MHQDQPYRPDDHPAYGNQAYVPPHIPGPPAGPSPDGPPRRSRRARSGRPRSRRVLWTSAALAFVLLLGGGGFAAWKLEWFSGNGSSVSFGRPSPPAGAGTAQGNPGQTPASPPAPTGDPDVRQATGPVSAFKQTAKLDDGTIIAKTRLKGAKSGFEGDVWVWTPKEYGDPKYAKSGFPVLIALPGGNGYPDNYWADRSLGLQKAIAEGVKAGTSLPFIVIMPVLNPDAKHYYDGSDIPGRAKMGTWIAEDVPDFTRANFRTYKSRDGWAFMGSSSGAFVGMKQVLQHPDRFKAVIASGGEIRPDSPLWKGHQAEMDANDPEKLAQKLIDTGGPEVYINFQVGTRETGKESMAQFKQKYGKGPVKVTIRDIQNGEHNGWHYVRGMKEGSLEWVSKVLKGPKAETG, from the coding sequence GTGCACCAGGACCAGCCCTACCGACCCGATGACCACCCGGCGTACGGCAACCAGGCGTACGTCCCCCCGCACATACCCGGGCCCCCCGCCGGCCCCTCGCCCGACGGACCCCCGCGGCGCTCCCGGCGCGCCCGCTCCGGCCGCCCCCGCTCCCGCCGCGTGCTGTGGACCAGCGCGGCCCTCGCCTTCGTGCTCCTCCTCGGCGGCGGTGGCTTCGCCGCCTGGAAGCTGGAGTGGTTCTCCGGCAACGGCTCCTCGGTGAGCTTCGGCCGGCCCTCGCCCCCCGCCGGCGCGGGGACGGCGCAGGGGAACCCGGGGCAGACCCCCGCGAGCCCGCCCGCGCCGACCGGCGACCCGGACGTGCGGCAGGCCACCGGGCCGGTCTCCGCGTTCAAGCAGACCGCCAAGCTGGACGACGGCACGATCATCGCCAAGACCCGCCTCAAGGGCGCCAAGTCCGGCTTCGAGGGCGACGTCTGGGTGTGGACGCCGAAGGAGTACGGCGACCCGAAGTACGCCAAGAGCGGCTTCCCGGTGCTCATCGCCCTCCCCGGCGGCAACGGCTACCCGGACAACTACTGGGCCGACCGCAGCCTCGGCCTCCAGAAGGCCATCGCCGAGGGCGTCAAGGCGGGCACCAGCCTGCCGTTCATCGTGATCATGCCGGTGCTCAACCCGGACGCGAAGCACTACTACGACGGCTCCGACATCCCCGGCCGGGCCAAGATGGGCACCTGGATCGCCGAGGACGTCCCGGACTTCACCCGCGCCAACTTCCGTACGTACAAGTCCCGCGACGGCTGGGCCTTCATGGGCTCCTCCTCCGGCGCCTTCGTCGGCATGAAGCAGGTCCTCCAGCACCCGGACCGGTTCAAGGCCGTGATCGCCAGCGGCGGCGAGATCCGCCCCGATTCCCCGCTCTGGAAGGGACACCAGGCGGAGATGGACGCGAACGACCCGGAGAAGCTCGCCCAGAAGCTGATCGACACGGGCGGTCCCGAGGTCTACATCAACTTCCAGGTCGGGACCAGGGAGACCGGCAAGGAGAGCATGGCGCAGTTCAAGCAGAAGTACGGCAAGGGCCCGGTCAAGGTGACCATCCGGGACATCCAGAACGGTGAGCACAACGGCTGGCACTACGTGCGCGGCATGAAGGAAGGCTCACTGGAATGGGTCAGCAAGGTCCTCAAGGGTCCGAAGGCCGAAACCGGCTGA
- a CDS encoding response regulator transcription factor, with protein sequence MVLAEDSVLLREGLVGLLDRFGHRTVAAVGDAAALEAAVAEHRPDIVVTDVRMPPDHTDEGLRAAVRLRGLRPGLPVLVLSQYVQRSYAAELLDSGDGTGVGYLLKDRVGQVEEFLDAVARVAAGGTVVDPEVVRRLISRRRDPLERLTAREREVLALVAEGHSNAEISRRLTVSEAAVGKHIGNILMKLDLPPAQETHRRVLAVLAYLRG encoded by the coding sequence GTGGTCCTGGCCGAGGACTCCGTCCTGCTCCGCGAAGGCCTCGTCGGCCTGCTCGACCGCTTCGGCCACCGCACGGTGGCGGCCGTCGGCGACGCCGCCGCGCTCGAAGCGGCCGTCGCCGAGCACCGGCCGGACATCGTCGTCACCGACGTGCGGATGCCCCCGGACCACACCGACGAGGGCCTGCGGGCGGCCGTGCGGCTGCGCGGACTCCGGCCCGGCCTGCCCGTCCTGGTCCTCTCCCAGTACGTACAGCGCTCGTACGCCGCCGAGTTGCTCGATTCCGGCGACGGGACGGGCGTCGGGTACCTGCTCAAGGACCGCGTCGGGCAGGTGGAGGAGTTCCTCGACGCCGTCGCCCGGGTGGCGGCCGGCGGGACCGTCGTCGATCCCGAGGTCGTGCGCCGGCTCATCAGCCGCCGGCGCGACCCCCTGGAACGGCTGACGGCCCGCGAGCGGGAGGTCCTCGCGCTGGTCGCGGAAGGGCACTCCAACGCCGAGATCTCCCGGCGGCTCACCGTCTCGGAGGCGGCGGTGGGCAAGCACATCGGGAACATCCTGATGAAGCTCGACCTGCCCCCGGCGCAGGAAACCCACCGCCGGGTCCTCGCGGTCCTGGCCTACCTGCGGGGCTGA
- a CDS encoding AfsR/SARP family transcriptional regulator, which produces MGGSSRGTRSVAELEREVRELRHANETLKMYFTMALELDLQSPPPAAVFDTARERTGAHAVAPRPPAPRPHGGVRWAQEDPEEDRDVPPTKVEFRVLGPIEATIGGRYVDLGATKQRAALTLLVSQVGQPVSVDVLVEALWDGQPPQSAISSLHAYIANLRRVLEPDRAPRKPAKVLRTLGRGYLLDSSAVDVDAHRFGTCATAGWQALDRCDPQRALEQFEAGLALWRGEAYAEVSDATHVSPEVVRLEELRLSVVEGRCAALIAVGAHEVAVSELAGFTQSHPLREYGCELFSLALYRAGRQADALSVLRMHQRRMAEDLGISSSPALQRLEVEILRQAPTLD; this is translated from the coding sequence TTGGGAGGCAGTAGCAGGGGAACACGGAGCGTCGCCGAGCTGGAACGGGAAGTACGGGAACTCCGCCACGCGAACGAGACGCTGAAGATGTACTTCACGATGGCGCTGGAGCTCGACCTCCAGTCCCCGCCCCCCGCCGCCGTCTTCGACACGGCCCGCGAGCGGACCGGTGCGCACGCCGTCGCGCCCCGGCCCCCCGCTCCGCGGCCGCACGGAGGCGTCCGGTGGGCGCAGGAGGATCCGGAGGAGGACCGGGACGTACCGCCGACCAAGGTGGAGTTCAGGGTGCTCGGTCCGATCGAGGCGACCATCGGCGGACGCTACGTGGACCTCGGGGCCACGAAGCAGCGGGCCGCGCTCACCCTGCTGGTCAGCCAGGTGGGCCAGCCCGTATCGGTCGACGTGCTCGTCGAAGCGCTCTGGGACGGCCAGCCGCCCCAGTCGGCGATCTCCTCGCTGCACGCCTACATCGCCAACCTGCGGCGGGTGCTGGAGCCGGACCGGGCGCCGCGCAAGCCCGCGAAGGTCCTGCGCACCCTAGGCCGCGGGTACTTACTCGACAGCAGTGCCGTCGACGTCGACGCCCACCGGTTCGGCACCTGCGCGACCGCCGGCTGGCAGGCACTGGACCGGTGCGACCCGCAACGGGCCCTCGAGCAGTTCGAGGCCGGACTCGCCCTGTGGCGCGGGGAGGCGTACGCGGAGGTCTCCGATGCCACCCACGTCTCGCCCGAGGTGGTGCGCCTCGAGGAACTGCGGCTCTCGGTGGTCGAGGGCCGCTGCGCCGCACTGATCGCCGTGGGCGCCCACGAAGTGGCCGTCTCGGAACTGGCGGGCTTCACCCAGTCCCACCCGCTGCGCGAATACGGCTGCGAACTCTTCAGCCTGGCCCTGTACCGGGCCGGACGGCAGGCCGACGCGCTCTCGGTGCTGCGGATGCACCAGCGGCGCATGGCCGAGGACCTGGGCATCTCGTCGAGCCCCGCACTCCAGCGCCTCGAGGTCGAGATCCTGCGCCAGGCCCCGACCCTCGACTGA
- a CDS encoding alpha/beta hydrolase codes for MLIGGGLGLTLLAGGGAAYQFGLFSDIGDPVSFGKPPAEVSAASDTGPGVRMPTGPKASFVRTSRLPDGTQIAKTTLTGKKSGFTGDVWVWVPKEYDDPAYAASAFPVLISLPGGRGYPTNYWGTGPGLGLQQAVSDGAKSGKSLPFILVMPVHNADTKHHFDASDIPGEPKMGTWMVEDVPDFTKANFRTFTSRDGWAFMGSSAGGFGAFKHVLKHPDRFKAAIASGVDIVPDSPLWKGNTQAMDEDNPEKLAAKLIAAGGPDVYVNFQIGTRESGREKAEQFMKDYGKGPVHTTLQVIQDGQHNGKSYVRGMREGALEWISKVMSTPTPKPRPAPSGGASGTAAAR; via the coding sequence ATCCTGATCGGCGGGGGCCTCGGGCTCACCCTCCTGGCGGGCGGCGGGGCCGCGTACCAGTTCGGCCTCTTCTCCGACATAGGCGATCCCGTCTCCTTCGGGAAGCCCCCGGCAGAGGTCTCCGCCGCCTCCGACACCGGGCCGGGCGTACGGATGCCGACCGGGCCGAAGGCCTCGTTCGTCCGGACCTCCCGGCTGCCGGACGGCACCCAGATCGCCAAGACCACCCTGACGGGCAAGAAGTCCGGGTTCACGGGCGACGTCTGGGTGTGGGTGCCGAAGGAGTACGACGACCCGGCGTACGCCGCCAGCGCCTTCCCGGTCCTGATCTCCCTGCCCGGCGGCCGCGGCTACCCCACGAACTACTGGGGGACGGGCCCCGGCCTCGGCCTCCAGCAGGCCGTGAGCGACGGGGCCAAGTCCGGCAAGAGCCTGCCCTTCATCCTGGTCATGCCGGTGCACAACGCCGACACCAAGCACCACTTCGACGCCTCGGACATCCCCGGAGAGCCCAAGATGGGCACCTGGATGGTCGAAGACGTCCCGGATTTCACGAAGGCCAATTTCCGGACCTTCACCTCCCGCGACGGCTGGGCCTTCATGGGCTCCTCGGCGGGCGGATTCGGCGCCTTCAAGCACGTCCTGAAGCACCCCGACCGCTTCAAGGCGGCCATCGCGAGCGGGGTCGACATCGTCCCCGATTCCCCGCTGTGGAAGGGAAACACGCAGGCCATGGACGAGGACAACCCCGAGAAGCTCGCCGCGAAGCTGATCGCCGCGGGCGGCCCGGACGTCTACGTGAACTTCCAGATCGGCACCAGGGAATCAGGCCGCGAGAAGGCCGAGCAGTTCATGAAGGACTACGGCAAGGGTCCCGTGCACACCACGCTGCAGGTGATCCAGGATGGTCAGCACAACGGGAAGTCCTACGTACGCGGGATGAGGGAGGGCGCACTGGAGTGGATCAGCAAGGTGATGTCCACACCCACCCCGAAGCCCCGGCCGGCCCCGAGCGGCGGCGCGAGCGGCACCGCCGCCGCGCGGTGA
- a CDS encoding FtsX-like permease family protein — protein sequence MLKIALRSLRRRWMTQVGTFVAVALGVALMTVMGLGLAASAALPPGAEVVGLNSMLGTAGGISSFVAVFVVASTFSYAVAARRRELGLLRLAGSTPGQLRRLVMTEAAAVGLVGSAAGVALGTAGAPLMAGWTVAQGLAPAGYAIGDQSWPLHTAFWTGLLVALSGAYAASRRAGRVAALEALREAVTDERPMTPGRWVAGGGLLLGAVVFVGWRLGSEPGELLKRKTYTVQPMLLISACGLLAPVLVRPVVRLLMWVPARLTSYAGRLVRASAAAGIRRTAAVAAPVLVMVALTGSLLGTASTLKEAKAVEARARTGADYVLAGGRLPDSVAITGVPATGVLAVADTRLTVLEEGFVKVPTEAFAVDPAALADVSRLSVVAGSVADLDDGGIVVTEEWWQHRVGDSVPLWRADGTAARLRIVAVMRTGTGDNGAYVTPRNAPGAKVSRIEVRAPASAAGAVREAAARYGATARTTQEWLAATHPRTNRITMLGYVLVLGIALVYTAIALANTLLMATSDRAGDLRLLRLAGATRGQVLAVTAAESLLAVSVGALLGTAVTAVNLAGVRAALAVLGVDSPVVVPWLAMGAVAGVCAALSALCTLLPTARALRRRTGRRRARWGEVAGGGVASASV from the coding sequence ATGCTGAAGATCGCGTTGAGGTCGCTGCGGCGGCGCTGGATGACACAGGTGGGAACGTTCGTCGCCGTGGCCCTGGGGGTCGCGCTGATGACCGTGATGGGACTGGGGCTCGCCGCGTCGGCGGCGCTGCCGCCGGGGGCCGAGGTGGTGGGGCTCAACTCGATGCTCGGCACCGCGGGCGGGATCAGCTCGTTCGTGGCGGTGTTCGTGGTGGCGTCGACCTTCTCGTACGCGGTGGCCGCGCGGCGGCGCGAGCTGGGGCTGCTGCGGCTGGCCGGGTCGACGCCTGGGCAGCTGCGGCGCCTGGTGATGACGGAGGCGGCGGCCGTCGGGCTGGTCGGGTCCGCGGCCGGGGTCGCCCTGGGCACGGCGGGTGCGCCGCTGATGGCCGGCTGGACCGTGGCGCAGGGGCTGGCGCCCGCCGGGTACGCGATCGGGGACCAGAGCTGGCCGCTGCACACGGCGTTCTGGACGGGTCTGCTGGTCGCGCTGTCGGGTGCCTACGCCGCTTCCCGGCGGGCCGGCCGGGTCGCTGCCCTGGAGGCGCTGCGCGAGGCCGTGACCGACGAGCGGCCCATGACCCCGGGGCGGTGGGTGGCCGGCGGCGGGCTGCTGCTGGGCGCGGTCGTCTTCGTGGGGTGGCGGCTCGGTTCGGAACCGGGCGAGCTGCTCAAGCGCAAGACGTACACCGTGCAGCCGATGCTGCTGATCTCCGCGTGCGGGCTGCTGGCCCCGGTGCTCGTACGGCCCGTCGTACGGCTGCTGATGTGGGTCCCGGCCCGGCTGACCTCCTACGCGGGCCGGCTGGTGCGGGCGAGCGCCGCCGCCGGGATCCGCCGTACGGCCGCGGTGGCGGCGCCGGTGCTGGTGATGGTCGCGCTGACCGGATCGCTGCTGGGCACGGCCTCGACCCTGAAGGAGGCGAAGGCGGTGGAGGCCCGGGCCCGGACGGGCGCGGACTACGTACTGGCCGGCGGGCGGCTGCCGGACTCCGTGGCGATCACCGGTGTCCCGGCGACGGGCGTCCTCGCGGTGGCCGACACCCGGCTGACGGTGCTGGAGGAGGGGTTCGTGAAGGTGCCGACGGAGGCCTTCGCGGTGGACCCGGCGGCTCTGGCGGACGTCTCGCGGCTGTCGGTGGTTGCGGGGTCGGTGGCGGACCTGGACGACGGCGGCATCGTCGTCACGGAGGAGTGGTGGCAGCACCGGGTCGGCGACTCGGTACCGCTGTGGCGCGCGGACGGCACCGCCGCCCGGCTGCGGATCGTGGCCGTGATGCGGACGGGGACCGGCGACAACGGGGCCTACGTCACCCCGCGCAACGCGCCCGGCGCGAAGGTCTCGCGCATCGAGGTCAGGGCCCCCGCGTCCGCGGCCGGTGCGGTCCGCGAGGCGGCGGCCCGGTACGGGGCCACGGCCCGCACCACGCAGGAGTGGCTGGCGGCGACGCACCCGCGCACGAACCGGATCACGATGCTCGGCTATGTGCTGGTCCTGGGCATCGCCCTGGTCTACACGGCGATCGCGCTGGCCAACACCCTGCTGATGGCCACCTCCGACCGGGCCGGCGACCTGCGTCTGCTGCGGCTGGCCGGAGCCACCCGCGGCCAGGTCCTCGCCGTGACGGCGGCCGAGTCCCTGCTCGCGGTCTCGGTCGGAGCCCTTCTCGGAACGGCGGTCACCGCGGTCAACCTGGCGGGCGTGCGCGCCGCCCTCGCGGTCCTCGGGGTGGATTCGCCGGTGGTCGTGCCCTGGCTCGCGATGGGTGCGGTCGCCGGTGTCTGCGCCGCGCTGTCGGCGCTGTGCACCCTGCTTCCGACGGCCCGCGCCCTGCGCCGCCGGACAGGGCGGCGCAGGGCGCGGTGGGGTGAAGTAGCCGGTGGTGGTGTCGCGTCGGCCTCGGTCTGA
- a CDS encoding trypsin-like serine peptidase: MDQQGDVHTHPEAPAGPERRRERHRRRAVSPGIKAIGIGSAALAGTAALLAVVFVRGSGGYENHAALAFPTVGVLMAGGEHWCTASVVDSPRGDVVATAAHCVAPAGEDGRPGEAAHDGLAIGELAFAPAFTGEGSGKQPLGVWKVRSVQVDERWTKWGEDTADFAFLSVEPDAQGRSLQEVVGRGEAPKPVWTSGYEREVTVVGYPESGHNPENKPVACTTRSQHDEDDPAMLYINCSGFWTGTSGSPWIADRGGPGRPGQLIGVLSGGDTDVDSTAALFDDRAKALYERAAKPAG; the protein is encoded by the coding sequence GTGGATCAGCAAGGTGATGTCCACACCCACCCCGAAGCCCCGGCCGGCCCCGAGCGGCGGCGCGAGCGGCACCGCCGCCGCGCGGTGAGCCCCGGCATCAAGGCGATCGGGATCGGCTCGGCCGCCCTCGCGGGGACCGCCGCGCTGCTCGCCGTGGTGTTCGTCAGGGGCTCCGGCGGCTACGAGAACCACGCCGCGCTCGCCTTCCCCACCGTCGGCGTCCTCATGGCGGGCGGCGAGCACTGGTGCACGGCCAGCGTCGTCGACAGCCCGCGGGGCGATGTCGTCGCCACCGCCGCCCACTGCGTGGCCCCGGCCGGCGAGGACGGGCGGCCGGGCGAGGCCGCGCACGACGGGCTCGCCATCGGCGAGCTCGCCTTCGCCCCCGCCTTCACCGGCGAGGGCTCCGGGAAGCAGCCGCTCGGGGTGTGGAAGGTGCGCTCCGTCCAGGTCGACGAGCGCTGGACGAAGTGGGGCGAGGACACCGCCGACTTCGCCTTCCTCAGCGTCGAACCGGACGCGCAAGGGCGCAGCCTGCAGGAGGTCGTCGGCCGCGGGGAGGCCCCGAAACCCGTCTGGACCTCCGGCTACGAGCGGGAGGTGACCGTCGTCGGCTACCCGGAGTCCGGGCACAACCCCGAGAACAAGCCCGTCGCCTGTACGACGCGGAGCCAGCACGACGAGGACGACCCCGCCATGCTCTACATCAACTGCTCGGGGTTCTGGACGGGGACGAGCGGCAGCCCGTGGATCGCCGACCGGGGCGGGCCGGGGCGGCCCGGCCAGCTCATCGGGGTGCTGAGCGGCGGGGACACGGACGTGGACTCCACGGCCGCGCTGTTCGACGACCGGGCGAAGGCCCTGTACGAGCGGGCCGCGAAGCCCGCGGGCTGA
- a CDS encoding pyridoxal-phosphate dependent enzyme, which translates to MTHALPGYVCAEDGTRADARTAPWCCPVCGGPWDLDFTPDPDAVLDPAAGPRSLWRYGSALPLTGAFSVTLAEGNTPLVPLSERVHAKLDFLMPTLSFKDRGAVMLAEVARRLGPRRVVADSSGNAGTAFAAYCARAGLACEVFVPEGTSPKKTEQMRAHGATVTVVPGGREATAVAAREAADLPGVFYASHVFNPYFLHGTKTYVYEIWEQLGGHLPEVIVVPVGNGTLLLGAALAVEELARRGVRPPTLIAVQSAAVAPLASAFRAGAEDADPVPQLPTLAEGIAIPAPPRARQILAAVRKSGGTFLTVTDDRIRAAQLDLARRGLFVEPTAAACWAAVGPTAPEDPLQGRTAVVPLCGAGAKTGLAAPA; encoded by the coding sequence ATGACGCACGCACTACCCGGCTACGTCTGCGCCGAAGACGGCACCCGGGCCGACGCGCGGACGGCCCCCTGGTGCTGCCCGGTGTGCGGCGGCCCGTGGGACCTCGACTTCACCCCCGACCCGGACGCCGTACTGGATCCCGCGGCCGGACCCCGCTCGCTCTGGCGCTACGGCTCCGCCCTGCCGCTCACCGGGGCCTTCTCCGTCACGCTGGCGGAGGGGAACACCCCGCTGGTGCCGCTGTCGGAGCGGGTGCACGCCAAGCTGGACTTCCTGATGCCCACCCTGTCCTTCAAGGACCGCGGCGCGGTGATGCTCGCCGAGGTCGCGCGCCGGCTGGGGCCGCGGCGGGTGGTGGCCGACAGCAGCGGCAACGCCGGGACGGCCTTCGCGGCCTACTGCGCGCGGGCCGGACTGGCCTGCGAGGTCTTCGTGCCGGAGGGCACCTCGCCGAAGAAGACGGAGCAGATGCGCGCGCACGGCGCGACGGTGACGGTGGTGCCGGGCGGGCGCGAGGCGACGGCGGTGGCGGCCCGCGAAGCGGCCGACCTGCCGGGGGTGTTCTACGCCAGTCACGTCTTCAACCCGTACTTCCTGCACGGCACCAAGACATACGTCTACGAGATCTGGGAGCAGCTGGGCGGCCACCTCCCGGAGGTGATCGTCGTCCCGGTCGGCAACGGCACGCTGCTGCTCGGGGCCGCGCTGGCGGTGGAGGAGCTGGCCCGCCGCGGGGTCCGCCCGCCGACGCTGATCGCCGTCCAGTCGGCGGCCGTCGCCCCGCTGGCCTCCGCCTTCCGCGCGGGCGCCGAGGACGCCGACCCCGTACCCCAACTCCCCACCCTGGCCGAGGGGATCGCGATCCCGGCCCCGCCGCGGGCCCGCCAGATCCTGGCGGCCGTCCGCAAGTCCGGCGGCACCTTCCTGACCGTGACCGACGACCGGATCCGGGCGGCGCAGCTCGACCTGGCCCGGCGCGGGCTGTTCGTGGAACCCACGGCCGCCGCCTGCTGGGCCGCGGTCGGCCCCACCGCCCCCGAAGACCCCCTCCAGGGCCGCACCGCCGTCGTCCCGCTCTGCGGCGCGGGCGCCAAGACGGGCCTGGCCGCACCGGCCTGA
- a CDS encoding EamA family transporter, with product MRTSSARVWFALALVYVVWGSTYLGIRVVVETMPPFLSAGARFITAGLLLAGIVAWRDGPAALKATRAQVGATVLVGLLLVLGGNGLVVLAETSIPSGLAALLVAAVPMWLVVLRAGSGDRPSARTVAGVLLGLGGLAVLTSPGLGGEIALGGVLLVLAGSVCWSLGSFSGSKLTLPANPFTGSAYQMLAGGIGGILVGLCRGEQRGLDLTSYSTASWLALGYLVLFGSLVGFTAYVWLLRAAPLSLVATYAYVNPVVAVALGWLILDEALTWPLLLGGAIVVAAVCVIVSTERRS from the coding sequence ATGCGCACCTCATCGGCCCGTGTCTGGTTCGCCCTCGCCCTCGTCTACGTCGTCTGGGGTTCGACCTACCTCGGCATCCGCGTGGTCGTCGAGACCATGCCCCCGTTCCTCTCCGCCGGGGCCCGCTTCATCACCGCCGGTCTCCTCCTGGCCGGCATCGTCGCCTGGCGCGACGGCCCGGCCGCCCTCAAGGCCACCCGGGCCCAGGTGGGCGCCACCGTCCTGGTCGGGCTGCTGCTGGTGCTCGGCGGCAACGGCCTCGTCGTCCTCGCCGAGACCTCGATCCCCTCCGGGCTCGCCGCCCTGCTGGTGGCCGCCGTCCCGATGTGGCTGGTCGTCCTGCGCGCCGGCTCCGGGGACCGCCCCTCGGCGCGCACCGTGGCCGGGGTGCTGCTGGGGCTCGGCGGGCTCGCCGTCCTGACCAGCCCCGGGCTCGGCGGCGAGATCGCGCTCGGCGGGGTGCTCCTGGTGCTGGCCGGCTCGGTGTGCTGGTCGCTCGGCTCCTTCTCGGGCTCGAAGCTGACCCTGCCCGCGAACCCCTTCACCGGCAGCGCGTACCAGATGCTCGCGGGCGGGATCGGCGGGATCCTCGTCGGCCTGTGCCGCGGCGAACAGCGCGGGCTGGACCTGACCTCGTACTCCACCGCGTCCTGGCTGGCGCTGGGCTACCTGGTGCTGTTCGGCTCGCTCGTCGGCTTCACCGCGTACGTGTGGCTGCTGCGCGCGGCTCCACTCTCGCTCGTGGCCACGTACGCCTACGTGAATCCGGTCGTGGCCGTCGCCCTGGGCTGGCTCATCCTCGACGAGGCCCTGACCTGGCCCCTCCTGCTCGGCGGCGCGATCGTCGTGGCGGCGGTGTGCGTGATCGTGAGCACCGAGCGCCGCAGCTGA
- a CDS encoding sensor histidine kinase, producing MPLSLPVPGRYLRSARPWRAAGYLLGGAVTGLLVCAVLTLLAVCGAVLAVVLVGLPLLAALALVGVPFAAVERRRLRLFDPGSEPLPDPHRDPDRTGPAAWAGTRFREQATWRELAYAVLAATLLWPLELLAVGVALLVPAGLLATPVQLALDGEQANPLKIHAITGYPEALLCAAAGLLLLPVLLHALGAAAAARAALARLMLGPGQGDLAVKVTELTSSRARLAAAFDAERRRIERDLHDGAQQRLVALSMTLGLARLDAPSGSRLAGQLAAAHAEAGLALTSLRELVHGIHPQVLSDRGLPDAVADIADRSPIPVDTDFDLPGRLPEQAESAGYFFVSEALANAAKHSGAGRIAVTGRHDGTRLTVEVSDDGRGGADAGRGSGLTGLADRVSVVDGRLTLTSPPGGPTLLRVEIPCIPMEPKTP from the coding sequence ATGCCGCTCTCCCTCCCGGTCCCTGGCCGGTACCTGCGCAGCGCCCGGCCATGGCGCGCCGCCGGCTACCTGCTCGGCGGCGCCGTCACCGGACTCCTCGTCTGCGCCGTGCTGACGCTGCTCGCCGTCTGCGGGGCCGTGCTCGCCGTCGTCCTGGTCGGACTCCCGCTGCTCGCCGCGCTCGCGCTGGTCGGCGTCCCGTTCGCGGCCGTCGAGCGCCGACGGCTGCGGCTGTTCGACCCCGGCTCGGAGCCCCTGCCCGACCCGCACCGCGATCCGGACCGTACGGGGCCCGCGGCGTGGGCCGGCACCCGCTTCCGCGAGCAGGCGACCTGGCGGGAACTGGCCTACGCCGTACTCGCCGCCACCCTGCTGTGGCCGCTGGAGCTGCTCGCCGTCGGGGTCGCCCTGCTGGTACCCGCCGGGCTCCTGGCGACGCCGGTCCAGCTCGCCCTGGACGGGGAACAGGCAAACCCCCTCAAGATCCACGCCATCACCGGCTACCCCGAGGCCCTGCTGTGTGCCGCCGCCGGACTGCTGCTCCTCCCGGTCCTCCTCCACGCGCTCGGCGCGGCGGCGGCCGCCCGCGCGGCCCTGGCCCGGCTGATGCTCGGCCCCGGCCAGGGCGACCTGGCGGTCAAGGTCACCGAGCTGACCAGCTCCCGGGCCCGGCTGGCGGCCGCCTTCGACGCCGAACGGCGGCGCATCGAGCGGGACTTGCACGACGGGGCGCAGCAGCGGCTCGTCGCACTGTCCATGACGCTGGGCCTGGCCCGGCTCGACGCCCCGTCCGGCAGCCGGCTCGCCGGGCAACTGGCCGCCGCGCACGCCGAGGCCGGGCTCGCCCTGACCTCGCTGCGGGAGCTCGTCCACGGCATCCACCCGCAGGTGCTCAGCGACCGGGGCCTGCCCGACGCCGTCGCCGACATCGCCGACCGCTCGCCGATCCCCGTCGACACCGACTTCGACCTCCCCGGCCGGCTGCCCGAACAGGCCGAGTCCGCCGGGTACTTCTTCGTCAGCGAGGCCCTGGCCAACGCGGCCAAGCACAGCGGGGCCGGCCGGATCGCCGTCACCGGGCGGCACGACGGAACCCGCCTCACCGTGGAGGTGAGCGACGACGGCCGCGGCGGCGCGGACGCGGGGCGGGGGAGCGGACTGACGGGGCTCGCCGACCGGGTGTCCGTCGTGGACGGCAGACTGACCCTGACCAGCCCTCCCGGAGGCCCGACCCTGCTGCGTGTGGAGATCCCTTGCATCCCGATGGAACCGAAGACGCCGTAG